CCGATATCGCCGCCTACATCTCCTTCGACAACGTCGAAGTCGGACGCAACCAGGCGGAAGGCGTCATGAAGGCGCTCGGCATTCCGGGCAGCACCACCTGGACCAAGGACAACCCGGCCAAGGTCGTGCTCTCGGGCGGCTCGCCGACCGACAACAACGCCCACCTCGTCCGCCGCGGGCAGATGGAAGTCATCCAGCCCTACCTCGACGAGGGCATCATCACGATCGTCGCCGACCAGTGGGTGGACAACTGGGATCCCGCGACGGCTGAGAAAATGATGGAGAACATCCTCACCGCGCAGGCCAACCAGGTCGACGCCGTGATCGCCTCCAACGACGGCACCGCGCTGGGCGAACTGCAGGCGATGAAGGCCCAGGGTCTGGCCGGCAAGGTCCCGATCTCCGGGCAAGACGCCACCGCCGACGGCTGCAACTCGATCGTCAAGGGCGAACAGACCGTGACCGTGTTCAAGGACATCCGCCTGCTCTCCCCGATGGCCGTGGAAATGATCGACAAGCTGATCAAGGGCGAGACGGTGGAGGGCTTGGTGGCCTTCCCGCTCTCCGATCTGACCGGCGACGACACCAAGACCGGGAACGTGATGGCCAAGTTCCTGGAAGTTGTCCAGGTCACTCAGGACAACGTCTACGACGTCATCGTCAAGAGCTGCTTCCAGCCGTACGAAGACGTGTACCGCGACATTCCGGATGCCGATCGTCCGGAGCCGGTGACTTGCGACTAAGCGTACTGGATACCTCAAACCGGGCGGGCGTTCGCGCGCGCCCGGTTTGAGTCAATCGGTTCTGCAGACAGTGGGGCGGGCCTCCTTAAGGAAGGGTCATCCTATCCGCAAGGAAGCCCGCCCTGCGATACCGGGGCGACGGAGTGCGGCATGAGCGACGACGTCATTCTTGAGTTTCGAAACGTAACCAAAAAGTTTCCGGGAATCACGGCGCTTTCCGAGGTGTCGTTTTCCATTCGGCGCGGGGAGATCCACGGGATCTGCGGGGAAAACGGCGCCGGAAAGTCCACCTTGATGAAGATTCTGTCCGGCGTATATCCCCACGGGACGTACGAAGGGCAGGTGATGTACAACGGCCAGGAATTGAAACTGGAGGACCGTGCGATCCGCAAGGCCGCGGAGCAGGGGATCGCAATCGTATACCAGGAATTGACGCTCGTCCCCACCATTACCGTGGGCGAGAACATCTACCTGGGCAAGGAGCCGGTGGAATTCGGGGTGATCAACTGGCACAAGCTCTACTCCAACGCCGACCGTCTGCTGGAAAAATACAACCTCGGCGTGGAATCCCGCGCGCAAGTGAAGCACCTGGGCGTCGGGAAGATGCAGATGACCGAAATCGCCAAGGCGTTGGCGGAAAACGCCAAGATCCTGATTTTGGACGAGCCGACCAGCGCGCTGACCGAAGCTGAAATCGAACAGTTGATGGATATTCTGCGGGGCCTCAAGAAGCACGGGGTGACCTGCATTTACATCAGCCATAAACTGGAGGAATTTTTCAAGATCACCGACCGGGTGACGGTGCTGCGGGACGGGAAAAACGTCGTCACCGAATCCACCAAAAAATTGAAAGTGGAAGATCTCGTCCGGCACATGGTGGGACGGGAGATGAAGGAGCGGTTCCCCAAGGGGCACCGCAAACCGGGCAAGGTCATCCTCGAGGTGGAGGAACTGCACGCCCTGGACCCCAACGACCGGAACTTTGAAATCCTCAAGGGCGTCAGCTTCAACCTGCGCAAAGGCGAGATCCTCGGCATCGCCGGGTTGATGGGATCCGGCCGGACCGAACTGGTGATGACGCTGTTCGGGGAATACGGAGTCATCCATCGAGGCTTGATTAAATTGGAGGGCAAGGAGATCCGCCCCAAGAGTTCGCGTCAGGCCATGCGGTTCGGAATCAGCCTGGTGCCCGAGGACCGCAAACGCCACGGCTTGGTTCTCATTCAATCCATCCTGCGCAACATCTCCCTGGCCAATCTGGACCGGTTTGCGGCATTCTTCCGCATCAACGACTCCGCCGAACTCCGGGAAAGCATGGATTTCGCCAAAAGCCTGGCGATCAAAGCCTCCAACCTGCACGCCAAGGCGGAATCGCTTTCGGGCGGGAACCAGCAGAAGGTCGTCATTTCCAAGTGGCTGATGTCGCGGCCGAAGGTGCTGATCATGGACGACCCGACCCGCGGGATCGACGTCGGCACCAAATTCGAGATTTACAAAATCATGAACGAGCTGGCCGAACAAGGCATCAGCATCATCATGATCTCGAGCGACTTGGTGGAAGTGCTCGGGATGAGCGACCGGGTGATGGTCATGCACGAGGACCATTCGGTCGGCACGCTCGACATCGCCGACGCCACCCAGGAAAAGATCATGGCGCTGGCCACCGGCACAGCGACCCACCTTACCCCAGAAAGGCCTAAACGATGAGCGCCGTTTCCACTCCTCAAAAAAGCACCCCCATGAATGCGATCTCGCGCGCGGTGCGGGGAAACCTGCAGACCTACGCCCTGGTGATCGCGATGATCGTCATCTGGCTGCTCTTCGCGGCCTTGACCAACGGGATCTACCTTTCGGCGCGGAACTTCTCCAACCTCTTCCGCCAGATGACCATCACCGCGATCCTATCGGTCGGCATGGTGCTGGTGATCGTCACCGGCAACATCGATCTTTCGGTGGGCAAGCTGGCCGGATACGTCTCGGTGGTGGTGGCCACCTTTCAACTGCGGACGTGGATCGCGCTCTTCCCGCCGGACGGCCTGCCGCCGCTATTTGCCGCCATCTTATCCTCTTTGGTCGGAATCGGGGTCGGGACCCTTTACGGAGTCCTGCAGGGTTGGATCATCGCCTACCTGAACGTGCCGGCCTTTATCGTAACCCTGGGAAGCATGTGGGCGCTGAACGGGCTGATCCTGATCCAAACCGAGGGAAGGACGATTGCGGCCAACCAGGATTATTTCGAATTGATCGGACAGGGGTACGTGCGCACGGATGTTTCCTGGGTCGTCGGGGCGATCGTCGTGGTGATTCTCTTTATTACGATGTTCTTGGGCCGCCAGCAGAAATCGAAATACGGATTCTCGCTTTCTCCGCTGTGGATGGACCTGCTGAAGACCGGCTTCTTTGCGGTCTTGATGCTGGGATACATTTTCGTCGTCAATCACAGCAGCGACAATCCGGAAGCCTGCGGGTCGACCCTTCCCATTATCCACGATAAAAGCTGCGGATTGCCCATCCCGGTCATCATCCTGGCCCTGTGCGCGGTGATCGTGGCCTATATGTCGGGCAACACCAAGTTCGGCCGGCACGCCTACGCGATCGGCGGAAACATGGAAGCCTCCCGGCTGTCGGGAATCAACATCAAACGCAACATCTTCTCCGTGTTCGTCCTGATGGGATTGCTGTGCGGCGTCTCGGGCGTGGTGATGGCGTCCTACATCGGCTACGGGACGATCGCCGCGGGCGGAGGCTACGAGCTCGACGCGATCGCGGCCTGCATCCTCGGCGGCACCTCAACCCTCGGCGGCGTGGGCACGATCTTCGGGGCGATGGTCGGCGCGTTGATCATGGCCAGCCTGACCAACGGGTTGCAGATCCTCAACGTCCCGTCGGCGTGGCAATACGTCGTCAAAGGCGCGGTTCTCATCATCGCCGTGTACGCCGACGTGTACTTCAAGAAGAACCGCTAGACCCCGCCGCGGAGCGCGGCGGACGGGCCCGCGTCCATCGGTTCCCAAAACACATCCCCGGCCGCCGAAAGGCGGCCGGGGGAACCTACGGCCCAAAGGAGGCTGCGATGTCGGAGTATTCACCCAAGCCCGAGCATAAATTCACCTTCGGCCTTTGGACGGTGGGCAGCACAGGCCGCGATCCGTTTGGGGAACCGACCCGGGAGAAAAAAACGCCCGTCGAACTGGTGAACCTGCTGGCCGAAGTCGGCGCCTACGGGGTCAATCTGCACGACAACGACCTTGTTCCGATCGACGCCGGCGCCGCCGAACGCGACAAAATCGTCGCCGAGTTCAAGGACGCGCTGAAGCAAACCGGCTTGGCCGTGCCGATGGCCACCACCAACCTGTTCGCCGATCCGGCCTTCAAGGACGGCGCCTTCACCGCCAACGATCCGAAGGTGCGCGCCTACGCCCTGCAGAAGACGATGGCCTCGATCGACCTCGGGGCCGAGCTGGGCGCCAAAGTCTACGTCTTCTGGGGCGGACGCGAGGGAGTGGAAAGCGACGCCACCAAAGACCCCGCCGCCGCGATCAAGCGCAACCGCGAAGCCATGAATTTCCTGTGCGAATACGTCCTGGAGAAGAAGTACGGGATGAAGTTCGCGCTGGAAGCCAAGCCGAACGAACCGCGCGGCGACATCTACAACGCCACCACAGGCCACATGCTGGGCTTCATCGCCACCCTCGACCACCCCGAGATGGTCGGGGTCAACCCCGAAGTGGCCCACGAGCACATGGCGGGGCTGAACTTCCTGCACGGCGTGGCCCAGGCCTGGGAAGCCGGCAAACTCTTCCACATCGACCTCAACGACCAATATCCGGGGCGCTACGACCAGGATTTCCGCTTCGGGTCGCGCGACCCGAAAGCGGCCTTCTTCCTGGTCAAGTTCCTGGAAGACGTCCGCTACGGCGGCAGCCGGCACTTCGACGCCCACGCCTACCGAACCGAGGACTACGAAGGAGTCAAAGATTTCGCCCGCGGCTGCATGCGAACCTACCTGATCCTCAAGGAGAAGGGCGCCCGCTGGAACGCCGACAAGGAGATCCAGGCGCTCCTGGAGGAGATCAACGCCGACGACGGCACGATGGCGGCGTATTTCGGCAAGTACGCCGCCGCCAAGGCCGAAGGATTGAAGCGCCAGGCTTTCGACCGCGCGGCGCTCGGCAAACGCGGAATGAAGTACGAGAGGCTTGACCAATTGACGATCGAGCTCCTGCTCGGCGTGCGCTAGCGGCTTTCCCCGCACGCCGGGCGACCCTATGAAACGGAAACGAGAGTGGTTTCTTGAATCAAATTGAATCGAACCCCAAATACTTGGATGCCACCCGTGCGGTCTCAATCCGGCTGAGCGATCTGCTCAGCCGGATGACCGTCGAGGAGAAACTCTCCCAGCTGACCGCGTATTGGTTCCACGATCTGCTTGACGGGAATTCGCTGTCGGACGACCGGATGCGGACGCTGCTCGGGGACGGCATCGGTCAGATCTCGCGGGTCGGCGGTTCGAGTACGCTGCCGCCGGTCGAGGTGGCCCGGGCTGGAAACCGCGTTCAGCGCTTCCTGAAGGAGCATACGCGCCTTCGGATCCCCGCCCTTTTGCACGAAGAATGCTGTTTCGGCTACATGGGGCTGGGCGGAACGATCTTCCCGCAGATGATCGGCCTGGCCGGCTCGTGGAACCCGGAGCTGGTGGAACGGGTGGCCCGGGAGATCCGGCGCCAGATGCTCTCGGTCGGCGCCCGGCAGGGACTCGCGCCCGGATTGGATATCGGCGCCGATCCGCGCTGGGGTCGGATCGAGGAGACCTTCGGCGAGGATCCATTGCTCGTCACGCGG
This genomic interval from Anaerolineales bacterium contains the following:
- a CDS encoding substrate-binding domain-containing protein — encoded protein: MQTIFERSRNMYRKIFVALLLVALMTGLVSCAGAGKTKVGLSFSDFATERWKNEADLMTKLLNEKGYDVIVQEAAHDVKAQNDQIDNMVSQGIKGLIVIAEDGDAAVTAVEAAAEKGVKVIAYDRLIKTADIAAYISFDNVEVGRNQAEGVMKALGIPGSTTWTKDNPAKVVLSGGSPTDNNAHLVRRGQMEVIQPYLDEGIITIVADQWVDNWDPATAEKMMENILTAQANQVDAVIASNDGTALGELQAMKAQGLAGKVPISGQDATADGCNSIVKGEQTVTVFKDIRLLSPMAVEMIDKLIKGETVEGLVAFPLSDLTGDDTKTGNVMAKFLEVVQVTQDNVYDVIVKSCFQPYEDVYRDIPDADRPEPVTCD
- a CDS encoding ATP-binding cassette domain-containing protein translates to MSDDVILEFRNVTKKFPGITALSEVSFSIRRGEIHGICGENGAGKSTLMKILSGVYPHGTYEGQVMYNGQELKLEDRAIRKAAEQGIAIVYQELTLVPTITVGENIYLGKEPVEFGVINWHKLYSNADRLLEKYNLGVESRAQVKHLGVGKMQMTEIAKALAENAKILILDEPTSALTEAEIEQLMDILRGLKKHGVTCIYISHKLEEFFKITDRVTVLRDGKNVVTESTKKLKVEDLVRHMVGREMKERFPKGHRKPGKVILEVEELHALDPNDRNFEILKGVSFNLRKGEILGIAGLMGSGRTELVMTLFGEYGVIHRGLIKLEGKEIRPKSSRQAMRFGISLVPEDRKRHGLVLIQSILRNISLANLDRFAAFFRINDSAELRESMDFAKSLAIKASNLHAKAESLSGGNQQKVVISKWLMSRPKVLIMDDPTRGIDVGTKFEIYKIMNELAEQGISIIMISSDLVEVLGMSDRVMVMHEDHSVGTLDIADATQEKIMALATGTATHLTPERPKR
- a CDS encoding sugar ABC transporter permease, with the translated sequence MSAVSTPQKSTPMNAISRAVRGNLQTYALVIAMIVIWLLFAALTNGIYLSARNFSNLFRQMTITAILSVGMVLVIVTGNIDLSVGKLAGYVSVVVATFQLRTWIALFPPDGLPPLFAAILSSLVGIGVGTLYGVLQGWIIAYLNVPAFIVTLGSMWALNGLILIQTEGRTIAANQDYFELIGQGYVRTDVSWVVGAIVVVILFITMFLGRQQKSKYGFSLSPLWMDLLKTGFFAVLMLGYIFVVNHSSDNPEACGSTLPIIHDKSCGLPIPVIILALCAVIVAYMSGNTKFGRHAYAIGGNMEASRLSGINIKRNIFSVFVLMGLLCGVSGVVMASYIGYGTIAAGGGYELDAIAACILGGTSTLGGVGTIFGAMVGALIMASLTNGLQILNVPSAWQYVVKGAVLIIAVYADVYFKKNR
- a CDS encoding xylose isomerase → MSEYSPKPEHKFTFGLWTVGSTGRDPFGEPTREKKTPVELVNLLAEVGAYGVNLHDNDLVPIDAGAAERDKIVAEFKDALKQTGLAVPMATTNLFADPAFKDGAFTANDPKVRAYALQKTMASIDLGAELGAKVYVFWGGREGVESDATKDPAAAIKRNREAMNFLCEYVLEKKYGMKFALEAKPNEPRGDIYNATTGHMLGFIATLDHPEMVGVNPEVAHEHMAGLNFLHGVAQAWEAGKLFHIDLNDQYPGRYDQDFRFGSRDPKAAFFLVKFLEDVRYGGSRHFDAHAYRTEDYEGVKDFARGCMRTYLILKEKGARWNADKEIQALLEEINADDGTMAAYFGKYAAAKAEGLKRQAFDRAALGKRGMKYERLDQLTIELLLGVR